In the genome of bacterium, one region contains:
- a CDS encoding branched-chain amino acid ABC transporter permease: protein MHFCGDFRTTYEKDIEILQTPTVRIGVAACLVFLVVFPFLVKGEYLWVGLQILIAVIGAVGLNILTGYTGMISLGQGAFFGVGAYTTAYLTTKMGLSFWVGVPAAGLVTAAAGMIFGIPSLRLKGLYLAIATLASQFILEWVFLRWEPVTGGSFGIVVPRPSIGGYVFESDRSFYYIVLAITVVMVLFAVNIVRTRTGRAFTAIRDHYISAEIMGINLFRYRILSFGISSFYAGVAGALLGHSLKYVTSEQFNLELSVTYLAMIIIGGLGSILGAIYGAIFMILLPKVLTVLTGKLTMLVPGAAGLAIAMEQGVFGLIIIFFLIFEPDGLAHRWKMVKAYWKLYPFSY, encoded by the coding sequence ATGCACTTCTGCGGTGATTTCCGTACCACCTACGAGAAGGACATCGAGATCCTCCAGACACCGACCGTCCGGATCGGCGTCGCGGCGTGCCTCGTCTTCCTGGTGGTCTTCCCGTTCCTGGTGAAGGGGGAGTACCTTTGGGTCGGTCTCCAGATCCTGATCGCCGTCATCGGTGCCGTGGGGCTCAACATCCTGACCGGGTACACGGGGATGATCTCCCTCGGACAGGGGGCCTTCTTCGGCGTCGGGGCGTACACGACGGCCTACCTCACCACGAAGATGGGGCTCTCCTTCTGGGTCGGCGTCCCGGCGGCGGGGCTGGTCACCGCGGCGGCCGGAATGATCTTCGGGATCCCCTCGTTGCGCCTCAAGGGGCTGTACCTCGCCATCGCGACCCTGGCGTCCCAGTTCATCCTCGAATGGGTTTTCCTGCGGTGGGAGCCGGTGACGGGCGGATCCTTCGGGATCGTCGTCCCGCGCCCCTCGATCGGGGGGTACGTCTTCGAATCCGACCGCTCCTTCTACTACATTGTCCTCGCCATCACGGTCGTGATGGTGCTGTTCGCCGTCAACATCGTGCGGACCCGGACGGGCCGGGCGTTCACGGCGATCCGGGACCACTACATCTCGGCGGAGATCATGGGGATCAACCTCTTCCGGTACCGGATCCTCTCCTTCGGCATCTCCTCCTTCTACGCAGGGGTCGCCGGGGCGCTTCTCGGGCATTCGCTGAAATACGTCACCTCGGAGCAGTTCAACCTCGAGTTGTCCGTGACCTACCTCGCGATGATCATCATCGGCGGCCTCGGGAGCATCCTCGGGGCGATCTACGGCGCGATCTTCATGATCCTGCTCCCCAAGGTCCTCACCGTCCTGACGGGGAAGCTGACGATGCTGGTTCCCGGGGCCGCGGGCCTCGCGATCGCGATGGAGCAGGGGGTCTTCGGCCTCATCATCATCTTCTTCCTCATTTTCGAGCCCGACGGGCTCGCGCACCGGTGGAAGATGGTCAAGGCGTACTGGAAACTGTACCCGTTCTCATACTGA
- a CDS encoding branched-chain amino acid ABC transporter permease, with protein MTTQYFLQLVISGLVVGSIYSAVALGFVIIYKATRVVNFAQGELLMVGAYVCYSFLVQMHVPFWAALFLTIGFSVLLALIIERLILRPMIGEPIISIIMVTIGLSLVLRSIVAAVWGTDILVYEPKLFPQETINVGGVPVSLEFVWCFILSILLLALFSAFFKFSKSGVAMRATAFNQQAAQSMGISVKFIFGLSWVISAVISGIGGVLIGNINGINTSLYHFGLKVFPATILGGLDSILGAALGGLIIGILENLSDGFFKAYMDLSGVKEVAPYVILVVILMIKPYGLFGTKEIERV; from the coding sequence ATGACGACGCAATATTTTCTGCAGCTCGTGATCAGCGGCCTGGTGGTCGGGAGCATCTACTCGGCGGTCGCGCTCGGGTTCGTCATCATCTACAAGGCCACCCGGGTGGTCAACTTCGCCCAGGGGGAGCTCCTCATGGTGGGGGCGTACGTCTGCTACTCGTTCCTCGTCCAGATGCACGTCCCGTTCTGGGCGGCCCTGTTCCTCACGATCGGCTTCTCCGTGCTCCTCGCGCTGATCATCGAGCGCCTGATCCTTCGCCCGATGATCGGGGAACCGATCATCTCCATCATCATGGTCACGATCGGGCTCTCCCTGGTCCTGCGCTCCATCGTCGCCGCCGTCTGGGGGACCGACATCCTGGTCTACGAGCCGAAGCTCTTCCCCCAGGAGACGATCAACGTGGGCGGGGTTCCGGTGTCGCTCGAGTTCGTCTGGTGCTTCATCCTGTCGATCCTCCTCCTCGCCCTGTTCTCCGCCTTCTTCAAGTTCTCCAAGTCGGGCGTGGCGATGCGCGCCACCGCCTTCAACCAGCAGGCCGCCCAGTCGATGGGGATCTCCGTCAAGTTCATCTTCGGGCTGTCGTGGGTGATCTCCGCCGTCATCTCCGGGATCGGCGGGGTGCTGATCGGGAACATCAACGGGATCAACACCTCCCTGTACCACTTCGGCCTCAAGGTCTTCCCGGCGACCATCCTCGGGGGGCTCGACTCGATCCTCGGCGCCGCGCTGGGCGGGCTCATCATCGGGATCCTCGAAAACCTTTCCGACGGGTTCTTCAAGGCGTACATGGACCTGTCCGGCGTGAAGGAAGTCGCTCCGTACGTGATCCTGGTCGTCATCCTGATGATCAAGCCGTACGGTCTGTTCGGCACGAAGGAAATCGAGCGGGTATAG
- a CDS encoding AMP-binding protein, translating into MKEILKTHDTFPKLLVRNAEVFADRKVAMREKEFGIWREFNWKEYHDHVKYFSLGLVSLGLLTGDKVAIIGDNRPEWVWGEVAAQAAGAVPLGLYQDSTLKEVSYIIDHSDASFVLAEDQEQVDKILDMKEQLPKVRYIIYSDPRGMRAYNQPFLLDFKEVENFGRELEQRDPGLFAKNVASTGYEDLAFICYTSGTTGFPKGAMLSFRNFLSMAANLMEVDNKFEKDEFVSFLPLAWIGEQMMCLSSALLTGFTVNFPEKPETVQENIREIGPTIMFSPPRIWENMTSTVQVKVMDASALKRRMYNWALPVGYAYSDAVFRKEAIPPLLRLKQKLSYALVFRALKDRLGLLRIRSASTGGAALGPDVFKFFNAMGVNLKQIYGQTEISGISCIHREGDINFDSVGKPIPETEIKLSDSGEILSRSPSVFLGYYKNPEETEKTLSEGWLHSGDAGYFTDNGHLVVIDRVKDVMHLNDGTRFSPQFIENKMKFSPYIKECVCLGNDRDFIASMICIDYPNVGKWAESRRLSYTTYTDLAAKPEVLELLAKEVEKVNATLPATTRVKKFVPLYKELDADDDELTRTRKVRRAFVGERYKHVIEGMYAGEAAIPIDATIKYQDGKTSRIQTTLIVRNL; encoded by the coding sequence ATGAAGGAGATCCTCAAGACCCACGACACGTTTCCCAAGCTCCTTGTCCGCAACGCGGAGGTTTTCGCCGACCGCAAGGTCGCCATGCGTGAAAAGGAGTTCGGCATCTGGCGGGAGTTCAACTGGAAGGAATACCACGACCACGTCAAGTACTTCTCCCTCGGCTTGGTTTCCCTCGGCCTCCTGACCGGGGACAAGGTCGCCATCATCGGCGACAACCGCCCCGAGTGGGTGTGGGGCGAGGTGGCGGCGCAGGCGGCGGGCGCGGTCCCGCTGGGGCTGTACCAGGACTCGACGCTCAAGGAAGTGTCGTACATCATCGATCACTCCGACGCCTCCTTCGTGCTCGCCGAGGACCAGGAGCAGGTCGACAAGATCCTCGACATGAAGGAGCAGCTCCCCAAGGTCCGCTACATCATCTACAGCGATCCGCGGGGGATGCGCGCCTACAACCAGCCGTTCCTGCTCGACTTCAAGGAGGTCGAGAACTTCGGGCGCGAGCTCGAGCAGCGCGACCCGGGGCTCTTCGCGAAGAACGTCGCTTCGACGGGCTACGAAGACCTCGCCTTCATCTGCTACACCTCCGGGACCACCGGCTTCCCCAAGGGGGCGATGCTGTCGTTCCGCAACTTCTTGAGCATGGCGGCGAACCTGATGGAGGTCGACAACAAGTTCGAAAAGGACGAGTTCGTCTCCTTCCTGCCGCTGGCCTGGATCGGCGAGCAGATGATGTGCCTCTCCAGCGCGCTGCTCACCGGGTTCACCGTGAACTTCCCCGAGAAGCCCGAGACGGTGCAGGAGAACATCCGGGAGATCGGCCCCACCATCATGTTCTCCCCGCCGCGGATCTGGGAGAACATGACTTCCACGGTCCAGGTGAAGGTGATGGACGCCTCCGCCCTGAAGCGCCGGATGTACAACTGGGCGCTGCCCGTGGGATACGCCTACTCCGACGCCGTCTTCCGGAAGGAGGCGATCCCGCCGCTCCTGCGCCTGAAGCAGAAGCTGTCTTACGCCCTCGTCTTCCGGGCGCTGAAAGACCGGCTCGGCTTGCTGCGGATCCGGTCGGCCTCCACCGGCGGGGCGGCGCTGGGGCCCGACGTCTTCAAGTTCTTCAACGCGATGGGCGTGAACCTGAAGCAGATCTACGGCCAGACGGAGATCTCCGGCATCTCGTGCATCCACCGCGAGGGCGACATCAACTTCGACTCGGTCGGCAAGCCGATCCCCGAGACCGAGATCAAGCTCTCCGACTCCGGCGAGATCCTGTCGCGCTCCCCCTCCGTCTTCCTCGGCTACTACAAGAACCCCGAGGAGACGGAAAAGACGCTGAGCGAAGGCTGGCTCCACTCGGGCGACGCGGGATACTTCACTGACAACGGCCACCTGGTCGTCATCGACCGCGTCAAGGACGTGATGCACCTGAACGACGGCACCCGGTTTTCGCCGCAGTTCATCGAGAACAAGATGAAGTTCTCCCCCTACATCAAGGAGTGCGTCTGCCTCGGAAACGACCGCGACTTCATCGCGTCGATGATCTGCATCGACTACCCGAACGTGGGGAAATGGGCCGAGAGCCGCCGCCTCTCCTACACAACGTACACGGACCTCGCCGCGAAACCCGAGGTGCTCGAGCTCCTGGCGAAGGAGGTCGAAAAGGTGAACGCGACCCTCCCGGCGACGACGCGGGTGAAGAAGTTCGTCCCGCTCTACAAGGAGCTCGACGCGGACGACGACGAGCTGACCCGGACGCGCAAGGTCCGCCGGGCGTTCGTCGGCGAGCGGTACAAGCACGTGATCGAGGGGATGTACGCCGGCGAAGCCGCCATCCCGATCGACGCGACGATCAAGTACCAGGACGGCAAGACGTCGCGGATCCAGACGACGCTCATCGTCCGCAACCTGTAG
- a CDS encoding ABC transporter ATP-binding protein translates to MPLLRIDDIHLSFGGVKAINGVSINVEKGSIHAIIGPNGAGKTSIFNCISSVYRPQRGAVYFEDRKVTGMKPDQVTHLGIARTFQNIALFHHMTVLDNLMLGRHQFMKRGILAGGIFLGPARTEEIENRKAVEDIIDFLEIEKIRKKPVGTLAYGLRKRVELGRALALKPKLLLLDEPMAGMNLEEKEDMARFIIDINEEWGVTILLIEHDLGVVMDISHRVSVLDFGVKISEGEPAEVANDPRVIKAYIGEDDDFLREMEAR, encoded by the coding sequence ATGCCGCTGCTTCGGATCGACGACATCCACCTCTCCTTCGGGGGGGTGAAGGCGATCAACGGGGTCTCGATCAACGTGGAGAAGGGGAGCATCCACGCGATCATCGGCCCGAACGGCGCCGGGAAGACCTCGATCTTCAACTGCATCTCGAGCGTTTATAGGCCCCAGCGCGGCGCGGTCTACTTCGAGGACCGCAAGGTCACCGGGATGAAGCCGGACCAGGTGACCCACCTGGGCATCGCCCGCACCTTCCAGAACATCGCCCTCTTCCACCACATGACCGTCCTCGACAACCTGATGCTGGGACGCCACCAGTTCATGAAGCGCGGGATCCTGGCGGGAGGCATCTTCCTCGGGCCGGCCCGGACCGAGGAGATCGAGAACCGGAAGGCGGTCGAGGACATCATCGACTTCCTCGAAATCGAGAAGATCCGGAAGAAGCCGGTGGGGACGCTGGCCTACGGCCTCCGCAAGCGGGTCGAGCTCGGCCGGGCGCTGGCGCTGAAGCCGAAGCTCCTGCTGCTCGACGAACCGATGGCCGGGATGAACCTCGAGGAGAAGGAGGACATGGCCCGCTTCATCATCGACATCAACGAGGAGTGGGGCGTCACGATCCTGCTGATCGAGCACGATCTCGGCGTCGTGATGGACATCAGCCACCGGGTGAGCGTCCTCGATTTCGGCGTGAAGATCTCGGAAGGGGAACCGGCGGAGGTCGCCAACGACCCGCGCGTCATCAAGGCGTACATCGGAGAGGACGACGACTTCCTGCGGGAAATGGAGGCGCGCTGA
- a CDS encoding sigma-54 dependent transcriptional regulator — MKRKILLVDDEDIFLRPLSRTIVAAGFLVDTAFTAAEAREKLKNGEFDLVISDVRMPGMDGIAFTRALREEYGDLPVILMTAYGSIRTAVDAMKAGAQDYLLKPFEPDEILLHIHRILEIQDLRAADRFRTARNQEAFDLRKTLVFESPAMRRLQREMTGVLPLNTTILLTGETGTGKQLIARAIHYNGPRRDGPLIEVNCAAIPETLFETELFGHARGAFTGAVADRKGMFQLAHGGTLFLDEIGEMPLSLQPKLLTAIQEKKFLRVGGTRQIDVDVRIIAATNKSLEEEVAAGRFRKDLFFRLSVFPIRVPPLRERAEDIPVLADFFLRRFARKCGKEIGALSPDDISALRAYDWPGNVRELENFIERAVIRAAGDRAEIAATLGGTTPEAVEQGVEAPCFPDLPFRDAKERVVSAFEKRYIEDALRRAEGKLTEAARLAGMDNKNFSEKMKRHGVTLEAFKTYPPA, encoded by the coding sequence ATGAAGCGGAAGATCCTCCTGGTGGACGACGAGGATATCTTCCTCCGCCCCCTTTCGCGCACGATCGTCGCCGCCGGGTTTCTCGTGGACACGGCGTTCACGGCCGCCGAGGCGCGGGAGAAGCTGAAAAACGGGGAGTTCGACCTCGTCATCAGCGACGTCCGGATGCCCGGGATGGACGGGATCGCCTTCACCCGCGCGCTGCGGGAGGAGTACGGCGACCTCCCCGTGATCCTGATGACCGCCTACGGCAGCATCCGGACCGCCGTCGACGCGATGAAGGCCGGGGCGCAGGATTACCTGCTGAAGCCGTTCGAGCCCGACGAGATCCTCCTCCATATCCACCGGATCCTCGAGATCCAGGACCTGCGCGCCGCGGACCGGTTCCGGACGGCGCGCAACCAGGAGGCGTTCGACCTGCGCAAGACGCTCGTCTTCGAGAGCCCGGCGATGCGGCGGCTCCAGCGGGAGATGACGGGCGTGCTGCCGCTGAACACCACGATCCTCCTGACGGGCGAGACCGGGACGGGGAAGCAGCTGATCGCCCGGGCGATCCACTACAACGGACCACGGCGCGACGGGCCGCTGATCGAGGTCAACTGCGCCGCCATCCCGGAGACGCTCTTCGAGACGGAGCTGTTCGGCCACGCCCGTGGGGCCTTCACCGGCGCCGTCGCCGACCGGAAGGGGATGTTCCAGCTGGCCCATGGGGGGACGCTCTTCCTCGACGAGATCGGCGAGATGCCGCTCTCGCTCCAGCCGAAGCTTCTCACGGCGATCCAGGAGAAGAAGTTCCTGCGCGTCGGGGGGACCCGGCAGATCGACGTCGATGTGCGGATCATCGCCGCCACGAACAAGTCCCTCGAGGAGGAGGTCGCCGCGGGTCGCTTCCGGAAAGACCTCTTCTTCCGCCTCTCGGTCTTCCCGATCCGCGTTCCCCCGCTGCGGGAACGGGCCGAGGACATCCCGGTCCTGGCGGACTTCTTCCTTCGGCGGTTCGCCCGCAAATGCGGGAAGGAGATCGGCGCCCTGTCGCCGGACGACATCTCCGCGCTCCGGGCGTACGACTGGCCGGGGAACGTGCGGGAGCTGGAGAATTTCATCGAGCGCGCCGTCATCCGGGCGGCGGGGGACCGGGCCGAGATCGCGGCGACGCTGGGAGGAACGACCCCGGAGGCGGTCGAGCAGGGTGTCGAGGCTCCCTGCTTTCCGGATCTGCCGTTTCGCGACGCGAAGGAGCGCGTGGTGTCCGCCTTCGAGAAGCGGTACATCGAGGACGCCCTGCGCCGAGCCGAGGGGAAGCTGACCGAAGCCGCCCGCCTCGCCGGGATGGACAACAAGAACTTTTCGGAGAAGATGAAGCGCCACGGCGTCACCCTCGAGGCGTTCAAAACGTACCCTCCCGCCTGA